A genomic segment from Lignipirellula cremea encodes:
- a CDS encoding PDZ domain-containing protein: MMNVRNLLPCCSAILLALSAVASAQPAAAPPAVFVPALGIQVLERGDQVQVVRVDKNGPTADQLETGDLLVKCNDVSIRSIAQLRVSLADLKDGARTIVEVARQDRVMPLAIVIGPRPAVVDPDAQIPPSTVDNLPPAGLPAVGPAPAVVPGPPADVAPAGLPARPAPPAEPLAAIDAVQLGVDATLPPVPAEPRSVRQTLEPTNVFCMAVRDYLPGGVLVLDVMPGSPADKAGVRSGDILVGLGQTRIATAAQLNAAIHGFERGDTATLRVVRNGRAGDITVAMEPCEYSATPVTNLDDALRQLEMMKSQIDHLQRSVDVLEYSLRRARVE; this comes from the coding sequence ATGATGAACGTACGAAACCTTCTCCCGTGTTGCAGCGCGATCCTGCTCGCCTTGAGCGCGGTCGCGTCAGCCCAGCCCGCCGCGGCTCCGCCAGCCGTCTTCGTCCCCGCTTTGGGTATCCAGGTGCTGGAACGGGGCGACCAGGTGCAAGTCGTGCGTGTTGACAAAAATGGTCCTACCGCCGATCAACTGGAGACCGGCGACCTTCTCGTCAAATGCAATGACGTGTCGATCCGCAGCATCGCCCAGCTGCGTGTCTCGCTGGCCGACCTGAAGGACGGCGCGCGAACCATCGTGGAAGTCGCCCGGCAGGATCGCGTGATGCCGCTGGCCATCGTGATTGGTCCGCGACCGGCGGTGGTGGATCCTGATGCGCAGATTCCGCCGTCGACCGTGGACAACTTGCCGCCGGCTGGCCTTCCGGCTGTCGGGCCCGCGCCCGCGGTGGTTCCCGGTCCGCCGGCTGATGTCGCTCCTGCGGGTCTCCCGGCGCGACCTGCTCCGCCCGCCGAACCGCTGGCTGCGATCGACGCCGTACAACTGGGCGTTGACGCCACACTGCCGCCCGTCCCGGCGGAACCGCGATCGGTGCGGCAGACGCTGGAGCCGACGAACGTGTTCTGCATGGCCGTCCGCGACTATCTGCCCGGCGGCGTGCTGGTTCTGGATGTGATGCCGGGCAGTCCCGCTGACAAAGCCGGCGTGCGCTCAGGCGACATTCTGGTCGGCCTGGGGCAAACGCGGATCGCCACCGCCGCCCAGCTTAACGCCGCCATCCATGGATTCGAACGCGGTGATACGGCCACCCTGCGAGTCGTACGGAACGGCCGGGCCGGCGACATCACGGTGGCCATGGAGCCGTGCGAATACTCTGCGACCCCGGTTACCAACCTGGACGACGCCTTGCGACAACTGGAGATGATGAAGAGCCAGATCGACCACCTGCAACGCTCGGTCGATGTGCTGGAGTACAGCCTGCGTCGCGCCCGGGTCGAGTAA
- a CDS encoding OprO/OprP family phosphate-selective porin encodes MSRRWMTLAGVCVLLLATDAPAQESPSMPQGAAETDIHERLRLLEAEVLSLRERQHDMLRATPTGDSNVSDYLEQLPAVTATAPAAPPTGAKSKPAWPTVNVHGFFHADVGWFAQSALNIASVGDAQDGADFRRARLSASGDVARNVGYFMEYDFGFAGRPSFMDVYLDVRELSVGTLRIGQWRQPFGMDGLTSVKDILFLERSLPFMLTPFRQIGVGVFNTFPEERGTWAASTFRFPVDFYGGNVGDNGGFGMATRFTGLPYYQSDAQMVHLGFGYIGGDPANDLVRYQMTPEFFLNESGGPNVVPSGVPLGTPSFVDTGPIDTNFFHMINLEAAASYGSFHVQSEAYHVTVDRIADSTVNFFGAYAQMAYILTGEVRKYNKAGGAYGGVDPRCDFAPNCGWGAWEVATRYSYIDLNDDNVQGGRLTNLTFGVNWYLNPRAKFQFNYIHSFLDNPVFDRSDASIFAARAQLVF; translated from the coding sequence ATGTCACGCAGATGGATGACGCTAGCGGGAGTCTGCGTACTTCTTCTGGCAACCGATGCACCGGCCCAGGAATCGCCGTCAATGCCCCAGGGCGCGGCGGAAACCGACATACACGAGCGGCTGCGGCTGCTCGAGGCCGAGGTGCTCTCGCTACGTGAAAGGCAGCATGACATGCTGCGCGCCACGCCGACGGGCGACTCGAATGTATCGGATTACCTGGAGCAGCTGCCCGCCGTGACTGCTACCGCTCCCGCTGCTCCCCCGACAGGCGCCAAGAGCAAGCCTGCCTGGCCAACGGTGAACGTGCATGGTTTCTTCCATGCAGACGTCGGCTGGTTCGCTCAAAGTGCGCTCAACATCGCCAGCGTAGGCGACGCCCAGGACGGAGCCGACTTTCGCCGGGCGCGACTCAGTGCGTCGGGCGATGTCGCCCGCAACGTCGGTTATTTCATGGAATACGACTTTGGTTTCGCGGGACGCCCAAGTTTCATGGACGTCTATCTGGATGTCCGGGAACTCTCGGTGGGAACCCTCCGCATCGGGCAGTGGCGTCAGCCGTTTGGGATGGACGGACTGACCAGCGTGAAGGATATCCTGTTCCTGGAACGCTCGCTGCCATTCATGCTGACCCCTTTCCGACAGATTGGCGTCGGGGTCTTCAACACGTTCCCCGAGGAACGCGGCACCTGGGCGGCGTCAACCTTCCGCTTTCCCGTCGACTTTTACGGCGGGAATGTGGGCGACAACGGCGGCTTCGGAATGGCGACCCGTTTCACCGGGCTGCCCTACTATCAGTCCGACGCCCAGATGGTGCACCTGGGCTTTGGGTACATCGGGGGCGATCCGGCCAACGACCTGGTGCGCTACCAGATGACGCCGGAATTCTTTCTAAACGAGTCAGGCGGACCCAACGTCGTGCCCTCAGGCGTACCGCTGGGCACGCCTTCCTTTGTCGACACGGGCCCCATCGACACCAACTTTTTCCACATGATTAACCTGGAAGCGGCCGCTTCGTACGGTTCGTTCCATGTCCAGTCGGAAGCGTATCACGTCACGGTCGATCGGATTGCGGATTCGACGGTGAATTTCTTTGGCGCCTACGCGCAAATGGCCTACATCCTGACGGGCGAAGTGCGCAAATACAACAAGGCTGGCGGGGCCTACGGCGGCGTCGATCCACGTTGCGACTTCGCGCCGAATTGCGGCTGGGGCGCCTGGGAAGTAGCGACTCGCTACTCCTACATTGATCTCAACGACGACAACGTGCAGGGCGGCCGGCTGACGAACCTGACCTTTGGCGTGAACTGGTATCTCAATCCCCGCGCGAAGTTCCAGTTCAACTACATCCATTCCTTTCTCGACAATCCGGTCTTTGACCGAAGCGACGCCAGCATCTTCGCCGCCAGGGCGCAGCTCGTCTTCTAG
- the infA gene encoding translation initiation factor IF-1 — MSKKEEAFEVEGTVTQALANTRFRVELDTGSEVLAHVAGRMRKHFIRIVPGDRVRVELSPYDLTKGRIVYRER, encoded by the coding sequence ATGTCGAAGAAAGAAGAGGCGTTTGAAGTGGAGGGCACGGTGACGCAGGCCCTCGCCAACACGCGGTTTCGGGTGGAGCTGGACACCGGATCGGAAGTCCTGGCCCACGTTGCCGGCCGTATGCGCAAGCACTTTATTCGTATCGTTCCCGGCGACCGCGTCAGGGTGGAGCTCAGCCCCTACGACCTGACCAAAGGCCGTATTGTCTATCGCGAACGGTAG